One Streptomyces coeruleorubidus DNA segment encodes these proteins:
- a CDS encoding PadR family transcriptional regulator has protein sequence MSLPHAILTALLEKPSSGLELTRRFDRSIGYFWSATHQQIYRELGKLETDGLIRALPAEQPTRGQKKSYEVLPAGRAELARWTAASQDPKPHRDALLLRLRAAAVVGTAGLEADLRRHLELHERQLAEYREIEKRDFPPGRDGTEDRLRHLVLQAGIDLETFWTQWLRRALADFAELPADEPTRPA, from the coding sequence ATGTCACTCCCGCACGCGATCCTCACCGCCCTGCTCGAGAAGCCGTCGTCCGGGCTGGAGCTGACTCGCCGGTTCGACCGGTCGATCGGGTACTTCTGGTCGGCGACGCACCAGCAGATCTACCGCGAGCTGGGAAAGCTGGAGACCGACGGCCTGATCCGGGCCCTGCCCGCCGAACAGCCGACGCGCGGGCAGAAGAAGAGCTACGAGGTCCTGCCGGCGGGCCGCGCCGAACTGGCCCGCTGGACGGCCGCTTCGCAGGACCCCAAGCCGCACCGCGACGCGCTGCTGCTGCGGCTGAGGGCCGCGGCCGTGGTCGGCACCGCGGGCCTGGAGGCCGATCTGCGACGCCACCTGGAGCTGCACGAGCGGCAGCTGGCGGAGTATCGGGAGATCGAGAAGCGCGACTTCCCGCCCGGCCGGGACGGCACCGAGGACCGGCTGCGGCATCTGGTGCTCCAGGCCGGCATCGACCTGGAGACCTTCTGGACCCAGTGGCTCAGGCGCGCCCTGGCGGACTTCGCCGAACTCCCGGCCGACGAACCGACCCGCCCGGCCTGA